One Longimicrobiales bacterium genomic window carries:
- a CDS encoding amidohydrolase, giving the protein MSRCIAASRRRFVLSVLAGALVTAAAPAAAHAQNSSPLHAHVDAAAARVNDRVVAWRRDIHQNPELGNREFRTAKLVADHLRSLGLEVQTEIAHTGVVGMLRGGRPGPLVALRADMDALPVTEMVDLPFASKVRTEYNGQEVGVMHACGHDNHVAILMGVAEVLAGMKADLPGDVMFIFQPAEEGAPAGEEGGAALMLEEGLFAQEKPAAVFGLHVTPLPVGTIAYRAGGIMAASDTWRMVVRGKQTHGAYPWGGVDPIVTASQIVLGLQTVVSRQSDLTKAPAVVTVGQFTGGLRSNIIPDTVVMVGTIRTLDPEMRTDVHERVRRTAEHIAASQGATVDVDINLGYPVTFNDPELTAWALPTLQRVTGGKAIERPAVLGAEDFSYYAQETPGLFVWLGITPEGQDPATAASNHSPLFFADEAALPVGVRALANLAVDYMSAHGNTTSQEE; this is encoded by the coding sequence ATGAGCAGGTGCATTGCCGCCAGCCGCCGTCGCTTCGTCCTGAGCGTACTCGCCGGTGCACTCGTGACTGCTGCTGCACCAGCGGCTGCGCATGCGCAGAATTCGTCGCCGCTGCATGCGCACGTCGATGCGGCGGCTGCACGGGTGAACGACCGCGTCGTTGCATGGCGCCGCGACATCCATCAGAACCCGGAGCTCGGCAACCGCGAGTTCCGCACGGCGAAGCTCGTCGCCGATCACCTGCGCTCGCTCGGGCTCGAGGTGCAGACGGAGATTGCGCACACCGGCGTCGTAGGCATGCTGCGCGGCGGCAGGCCCGGCCCGCTCGTCGCGCTGCGCGCCGACATGGACGCGCTGCCTGTCACGGAGATGGTCGACCTGCCGTTCGCGTCGAAGGTGCGCACGGAGTACAACGGGCAGGAGGTCGGTGTCATGCATGCGTGCGGGCATGACAACCACGTTGCGATCCTCATGGGCGTGGCCGAGGTGCTGGCCGGCATGAAGGCGGACCTTCCGGGCGACGTGATGTTCATCTTCCAGCCGGCCGAGGAAGGTGCGCCCGCCGGCGAGGAGGGGGGCGCGGCGCTGATGCTGGAGGAGGGGCTGTTCGCGCAGGAAAAGCCCGCCGCCGTGTTCGGCCTGCACGTCACACCGCTGCCGGTCGGCACGATCGCGTACCGCGCCGGCGGCATCATGGCCGCGTCGGACACGTGGCGCATGGTCGTGCGCGGCAAGCAGACGCACGGGGCGTATCCCTGGGGAGGCGTCGACCCGATCGTCACCGCGTCGCAGATCGTGCTCGGGCTGCAGACGGTCGTCAGCCGGCAGTCGGACCTGACCAAGGCGCCCGCCGTGGTCACCGTCGGCCAGTTCACGGGCGGGCTGCGCAGCAACATCATCCCCGATACGGTCGTGATGGTCGGCACGATCCGGACCCTCGATCCGGAGATGCGCACGGATGTGCACGAGCGCGTCCGTCGCACGGCGGAGCACATCGCGGCCTCCCAGGGTGCAACGGTCGACGTCGATATCAACCTCGGCTACCCGGTCACGTTCAACGACCCGGAGCTCACTGCCTGGGCACTGCCCACCCTGCAGCGCGTGACCGGAGGCAAGGCCATCGAGCGACCGGCGGTGCTCGGCGCGGAAGACTTCTCGTATTACGCGCAGGAGACGCCCGGGCTCTTCGTATGGCTGGGCATCACGCCGGAAGGGCAGGACCCCGCAACGGCGGCGTCGAACCATTCACCGCTGTTCTTCGCCGACGAAGCTGCACTCCCCGTCGGCGTGCGCGCGCTCGCCAACCTCGCCGTCGATTACATGAGTGCGCACGGCAACACCACTTCGCAGGAAGAGTGA
- a CDS encoding nitroreductase, translating to MDVFDAIESRRSIKRFTDRPVSREDVLRLLEAFTRAPNHRMTQPWRFYVMGPEARRQYGMALGARKARKVEDPAAAQAVREKVAREQEAVPAMIAVTMVQDDNPEVREEDYAAIFMGLQNLSLAAEAMGLGTHIKTGAVMDDPDARGAAGVREGERIVALVHVGEPALVPDAKPRTDAGELTTWLN from the coding sequence ATGGACGTCTTCGATGCAATAGAGAGCAGGCGCTCGATCAAGCGCTTCACGGATCGGCCCGTCAGCCGGGAGGACGTGCTCCGTCTTCTCGAGGCGTTCACGCGCGCGCCGAACCATCGCATGACACAGCCCTGGCGCTTCTACGTGATGGGGCCCGAGGCGCGGCGGCAGTACGGCATGGCGCTGGGCGCGCGCAAGGCACGCAAGGTGGAGGATCCGGCAGCAGCACAGGCGGTCCGCGAGAAGGTCGCACGCGAGCAGGAAGCCGTGCCCGCCATGATTGCCGTTACCATGGTGCAGGACGACAACCCGGAAGTGCGTGAGGAGGACTACGCCGCGATCTTCATGGGGCTGCAGAACCTGTCGCTTGCGGCGGAAGCCATGGGCCTGGGAACGCACATCAAGACGGGCGCCGTGATGGATGACCCGGATGCCCGCGGCGCAGCGGGCGTGCGGGAAGGTGAGCGCATCGTCGCGCTCGTCCACGTGGGGGAGCCGGCGCTGGTGCCGGATGCCAAGCCGCGGACGGATGCGGGGGAGCTGACGACATGGCTGAACTGA
- a CDS encoding FAD binding domain-containing protein — protein MLRLHSYAYDRPKSLEEALRIIAANPGAAMPIAGGTDLMPNMKHQLFTPKRLVALRQIPELHGIRVENDELVIGAAETLTSISLHPLVRQHAPSLARAAGLVAGPQLRNMGTIGGNLCLDTRCTYYNQTYFWREALGFCLKKDGEVCHVTRVGKKCVAAHSADTPPALMTIGGVVDLASADGERSLPVAEFFVADGIENTLRGWNELVTRVRVPLAKPGTRATYVKLRQRASIDFPLLSIAVAGDFEGDVVRDLRIVVSALGSRPRQLSGLEKIAAGQRLTAEVVDAVAERAFAQCHPLENIIVDPEWRRAMVPVHVKRALAELGGASREAAA, from the coding sequence ATGCTGCGACTGCACTCCTACGCGTACGACCGACCGAAGTCGCTCGAGGAGGCCCTGCGCATCATCGCGGCGAATCCCGGCGCAGCAATGCCGATTGCCGGCGGCACGGACCTGATGCCGAACATGAAGCATCAGCTCTTCACGCCGAAGCGGCTGGTCGCGCTGCGTCAGATTCCGGAGCTGCACGGCATCCGCGTCGAGAACGACGAGCTGGTCATTGGCGCGGCCGAAACGCTGACGTCGATTTCCCTGCATCCACTCGTGCGCCAGCACGCGCCGTCGCTCGCGCGCGCGGCCGGCCTGGTCGCGGGACCGCAGCTCCGCAACATGGGCACGATCGGCGGCAACCTCTGCCTCGACACCCGCTGCACGTACTACAACCAGACGTACTTCTGGCGCGAGGCGCTGGGCTTCTGCCTGAAGAAGGACGGCGAGGTCTGCCACGTGACACGGGTCGGAAAGAAGTGTGTCGCGGCCCACTCCGCGGACACGCCCCCGGCACTCATGACCATCGGCGGCGTCGTCGACCTGGCGAGCGCGGATGGCGAGCGTTCACTGCCCGTCGCGGAATTCTTCGTCGCCGATGGCATCGAGAACACGCTGCGCGGCTGGAACGAGCTGGTCACACGTGTGCGCGTGCCGCTCGCGAAGCCCGGCACGCGTGCGACGTACGTGAAGCTGCGGCAGCGTGCGTCGATCGATTTTCCGCTGCTCTCGATTGCGGTGGCCGGCGACTTCGAAGGCGACGTCGTCCGGGACCTGCGGATCGTCGTGAGTGCGCTCGGCTCGCGGCCGCGTCAGCTCAGCGGGCTGGAAAAGATTGCTGCGGGCCAGCGGTTGACTGCCGAGGTCGTCGACGCGGTTGCAGAGCGCGCGTTCGCGCAGTGCCATCCGCTGGAGAACATCATCGTGGATCCGGAATGGCGGCGCGCGATGGTGCCGGTCCATGTGAAGCGTGCCCTCGCGGAACTGGGTGGCGCCTCACGGGAGGCAGCGGCGTGA
- a CDS encoding DPP IV N-terminal domain-containing protein gives MRHPALLLLLLAITVAAPAAAQQRQLTADDYARAERFLAPNTVPLVTGLAGSPAWLEAGRFWYRTTTQDGVAFMHVDAEQGTRTQAFDQPRLAAALAAVTGGRVGLDRVPFQWMELSRDGRSITFRIQGSTFACDLQRYTCVAEEQSSNGRAAPPSSSVSPDGRWAAFIRDYNLWAQELATGREIQLTTDGVEDFGYATNNAGWTHGDDPVLTWSPDSRSIATFQHDSRGVGDMVLGSTTVGRPEKMEWAYPIPGDSVVFRIHRVVINGIGEGSPQVVRLQMEPDVHRSTVTDHVACSGGTVCDLQWYDDGSHIAFISSSRDHKQAWLRIADARTGDVRTVLHEQSSTQIGDASLSEDLWTVLPESNEVIWWSQRDNWLHLYLYDLRTGELKNRITTGDGNVTDILHVDEDARTIWFMAQGRDPQRDPYFRHLYRIGFDGRNEQLLTPENANHDVALSADGRWIVDTYSTPDTPPVTVLRDGNGRVVQELERADISRLLATGWKPPTPIRMKGRDGTTDIYGLMYTPTTLDSAAKYPIVNRIYPGPQAGSVGTRSFSPARGDNQALAELGFVVVEIDGMGTPGRSKAFHDTYYGDMGDNTLPDQITGMRQLAERYPFIDIERVGMWGHSGGGFATAAAMLRYPDFFDVGVAQSGNHDNRNYEDDWGERYHGLLVPQGSSDNYAEEANQTHAANLRGKLLLAHGGMDDNVPPYNTYLVVDALIKANKDFDLLIFPNARHGYGADNNYMMRRRWDYFVRHLLDAEPPAEYLIGGSR, from the coding sequence ATGCGACATCCTGCACTTCTGCTCCTGCTGCTGGCGATCACCGTCGCGGCACCGGCCGCTGCGCAGCAGCGCCAGCTCACGGCCGACGACTACGCGCGCGCCGAGCGCTTCCTCGCGCCGAACACGGTCCCGCTCGTAACCGGCCTGGCAGGCTCGCCCGCCTGGCTCGAGGCCGGCCGCTTCTGGTACCGCACCACGACGCAGGACGGCGTCGCATTCATGCACGTCGACGCGGAGCAGGGCACGCGCACCCAGGCGTTCGACCAGCCGCGACTCGCCGCAGCCCTGGCAGCGGTGACAGGCGGACGCGTCGGGCTGGACCGGGTGCCGTTCCAGTGGATGGAACTGTCCAGGGACGGTCGCTCGATCACGTTCCGGATCCAGGGCTCCACGTTCGCCTGCGACCTGCAGCGCTACACGTGCGTCGCGGAGGAGCAGAGCAGCAACGGCCGTGCGGCGCCGCCCAGCTCGAGCGTCTCGCCCGACGGCCGCTGGGCCGCGTTCATCCGCGATTACAACCTGTGGGCACAGGAGCTCGCAACGGGCCGCGAGATCCAGCTCACGACCGACGGTGTCGAGGACTTCGGCTACGCGACGAACAACGCCGGCTGGACGCACGGCGACGACCCCGTCCTGACGTGGTCGCCCGACTCGCGCAGCATCGCGACGTTCCAGCATGACAGCCGCGGTGTCGGTGACATGGTGCTCGGTTCGACCACGGTCGGTCGACCGGAAAAGATGGAATGGGCATACCCGATCCCGGGCGACAGCGTCGTCTTTCGCATCCACCGCGTCGTCATCAACGGGATTGGCGAAGGCTCACCACAGGTCGTGCGGCTGCAGATGGAGCCCGATGTGCACCGCTCGACCGTGACCGACCACGTCGCATGCAGCGGCGGCACCGTCTGCGACCTGCAGTGGTACGACGACGGCTCGCATATCGCGTTCATCTCCAGCTCACGCGACCACAAGCAGGCATGGCTGCGCATTGCGGATGCGCGCACCGGTGATGTGCGCACGGTGCTGCACGAGCAGAGCAGCACGCAGATCGGCGATGCGTCGCTGAGCGAGGACCTGTGGACGGTCCTGCCGGAATCCAACGAGGTGATCTGGTGGTCACAGCGCGACAACTGGCTGCACCTGTACCTGTATGATCTGCGCACCGGTGAGCTGAAGAACCGGATCACGACCGGCGACGGCAACGTCACGGACATCCTGCACGTCGACGAGGACGCGCGCACCATCTGGTTCATGGCTCAGGGCAGGGACCCGCAGCGGGATCCATACTTCCGCCACCTGTACCGCATCGGCTTCGACGGCCGCAACGAGCAGCTGCTTACGCCCGAGAACGCAAACCACGACGTCGCACTCTCCGCCGACGGTCGCTGGATCGTCGATACGTACTCGACGCCCGACACGCCGCCCGTCACCGTGCTGCGCGACGGCAATGGCCGCGTCGTGCAGGAGCTCGAGCGCGCGGATATCTCGCGCCTGCTCGCGACCGGCTGGAAGCCGCCGACACCGATCCGCATGAAGGGGCGTGACGGCACGACCGACATCTACGGCCTGATGTACACGCCGACCACGCTCGACTCGGCGGCGAAGTACCCGATCGTCAACCGGATCTACCCGGGCCCGCAGGCCGGCAGCGTCGGCACGCGCAGCTTCTCGCCCGCCCGCGGCGACAACCAGGCCCTCGCCGAGCTCGGCTTCGTCGTGGTCGAGATCGACGGCATGGGCACGCCCGGCCGCTCCAAGGCGTTCCACGACACCTACTACGGCGACATGGGCGACAACACGCTGCCGGACCAGATCACCGGCATGCGCCAGCTCGCCGAGCGCTACCCCTTCATCGACATCGAGCGCGTCGGCATGTGGGGCCACTCCGGCGGCGGCTTCGCGACCGCGGCCGCCATGCTGCGCTACCCCGATTTCTTCGACGTCGGCGTCGCGCAGTCCGGCAACCACGACAACCGCAACTACGAGGACGACTGGGGCGAGCGCTACCACGGCCTGCTCGTCCCGCAGGGCTCGAGCGACAACTATGCCGAGGAAGCCAACCAGACCCACGCCGCCAACCTCCGCGGCAAGCTCCTCCTCGCGCACGGGGGCATGGACGACAACGTCCCGCCCTACAACACGTACCTGGTCGTGGACGCGCTGATCAAGGCGAACAAGGACTTCGACCTGCTGATCTTCCCGAACGCCCGGCACGGCTACGGCGCGGACAACAACTACATGATGCGACGCCGCTGGGATTACTTCGTCCGGCACCTGCTGGATGCTGAGCCGCCGGCCGAGTACCTGATTGGCGGATCACGCTGA
- a CDS encoding GNAT family N-acetyltransferase yields MPAIDLRKAQPGDEATILQFIRGLAEYERLAHECIATEADLARSVFSERPEAEVVLAYADNEPAGFALFFHNYSTFLARKGLYLEDLFVLPEHRGKGIGLALLRELARIAVERNCGRMEWAVLDWNQPAIDFYERLGARAMDEWKVYRLTGNSLTSLAAPGKP; encoded by the coding sequence ATGCCAGCGATCGATCTGAGGAAAGCCCAGCCAGGTGACGAAGCAACCATCCTGCAATTCATCCGCGGCCTCGCCGAATACGAGCGGCTCGCCCACGAATGCATCGCCACCGAAGCGGACCTGGCCCGCTCCGTCTTCAGTGAGCGCCCGGAAGCCGAGGTCGTCCTCGCATACGCTGACAACGAACCCGCCGGCTTCGCCCTCTTCTTTCACAACTACTCGACCTTCCTCGCCAGGAAGGGACTGTACCTGGAAGACCTGTTCGTGCTGCCCGAGCACCGAGGCAAGGGAATCGGCCTCGCGCTGCTGCGTGAGCTCGCGCGCATTGCCGTGGAACGCAACTGCGGCCGCATGGAATGGGCAGTGCTCGACTGGAACCAGCCCGCGATCGACTTCTACGAAAGACTCGGCGCCCGCGCGATGGACGAGTGGAAGGTCTACCGTTTGACCGGCAATTCATTGACGAGCCTCGCGGCGCCCGGGAAGCCGTGA